The genome window AACCCCATGTTACTGGAGGTGGTAAAGCAGCTGTAGAGCATCCATCCTTCAAATGGGTCAATATAATACTTGGTAACTTAAAAAATGCGCTCAAAGGTACTTATCATGCAATTAATCGCAAGCATGTTCCGCGGTACCTGGCAGAATTTCAGTACAGATTCAATCGCCGATATGATCTGCCGTCCATGATTCACAGACTGATTTATGTTGCTCTTAGGACTCCACCCATGCCATCAACCATGCTTTCTATGGCTGAAGCAGAGTGGTAATCAGATTAAGAAAAGCGAGTCTACTGTCGGAATGGGTTTTCTATTGTTATCATCAAGCCCAAGTGCGCCCCTGAAAATAAACAAAAGGATCAAAGCAACAACAGGCAGAGTAACCATTGAAAAAATGAGTAGATCATAAGGTTTTGGGCGAAATAAGGCTAAAAACATCAAGGCTATGCAAAAAAAATTGGCTGCCCATGAAAAAATACTCAGTCTTCCAATAATCTGTTTTTTCTCTTCTTCGGTTTTCCCGAAGCGCATGGAATTTATCGCCTGATCCAACTCATTCTGATATTCCAGAGCAGTCAGGTTGACTATTTTCTTATCCAGCAATTCAATCAGTTCTGCCCTTCTCTCAAATCTATTACCAGCAAAAACTTTCTTTTTTGGGGGATCTCTGAGTTCTAAGACAAGTCCCGTTTCACTGATTCTATAGCCATTAATGTCATCCCAAATAAGCTCTTTTATTCTAAAAACTCCAAAATATTTTATCCTGTCAGGATAAATTTCAAGCTTCTCTTCTTTAAAAGCGGCAAACAATCCATAGATAATCAAGAATAGACCGACAGGTAATACCATCACTGCAAGCCAGATATTACTTGACGGCATATTATTTGACGGCCATTTCCCTGTTAATATTTCAAACAAAGCAAATCCCAAAACAATTACGATTATAGCGACACCAATCGAATTAAATTTTTTCCACCCAATGGCAATTCTGAAAACCGCTACCTTATCTTGATCATATATTTCATCTGATGTCACAAAAGCATCCTTTTCCCTGTTCTCAAATCGTTTCAAGTCCATTCATAAAAAACACAGCAATCCCTTAGGCACTTCATCACTTTCATAGGCTTCCGAATTCAATCTATTCTAAATCACCAATTTCACCCACCCAATAATCATAATGCCCCTGCCCGTCCTTTTTCCTGAATTCGATCATATGGGTCATGCAGTCAGGGAACTCGTCCCTTCTGTGGGATACGTAAAGAACCTGAATTCCTGTTGATCTTGAAACTTCGGAAACAGTCGCAATCAATTTCATCCTGTTTTCATTGTCCAGTCCCTGACAAGGCTCGTCGAGAATGAGCATCTGCGGAAATTTGACAATGGCCCTGGCAAGAAGAACCATTCTTTTTTCTCCGTATGAGAGAAGGTTGAAGCTTTTGTTTCCAAGATCCGAAATGCCGAGGTTTGAAAGCCATTCCATGGCCGTATTTTTCTGATTGGCCGTAACTCTTTTGTAAAGCCCGATTGAATCAAAAAAACCGGACATGACAACTTCATGAACGCTGATATTGTTTCTGTAAGCATTCTGAAATTCAGGAGAAAGAAATCCCTGCCTTGCCTTTATGTCCCAGATGCTCTCGCCAGGGCCTCTCTTCTTCCCAAAAAGTTTGATGTCATTGGAATATGCCTGGAGATGATCGCCTGAAATAAGTTTCAGAAGAGTCGATTTGCCAGCTCCGTTTGGCCCGACCATAGCCCAGTTTTCATTTCTCCTGACTGTCCAGTTGAGGTTATCCAGAATCTTTTTTGAACCATAAGCCACATTTACATTTTTCATTACAATCACAGGCTCATCTGACACTTCATATTTCATAAGGGTTTTCTGATTCATTGATTGTTCAGAACGCTTTGCTTCAATCCTTTTGGACTCCAGAGTGTTCAGAACAGCCTCTCTTTCCCCTGAAGCAGTCACCTTGCCGTTTTCCATATAAAGAACATGGCTGATATTGTCTGAAATCTCGTCAACATGATGAGTAACAAGGATGATGGAAGTATCAAGATCTGACAGTTTCCTGAAAAAATCGGTCATCTTCGGCCTTATTTCTGAATCAAGTCCATCATAAGGCTCGTCAAGAATAAGAATCCTGTGGGATTTAAGAAGAGCGCGTGTAATCAGAAATTTGCGCATCTCTCCATTTGAAAGATGGACAATGGGGGAATCGAGAATCGGCGCTATGCCAGAAGATTCGATGAGTTCATCAAGGTTATTGCCTGGCTCAGGATGATTCGCCGCTTCACCAAGCATCTGACGGACAGTTGCGCCCTCGTCTACGCTTCCTGCAAAGTCCCTCGAATATGACTGCCTGTGTTCGTTTGCCATCAGCTGCTGATGCATTTCAAAAGATACGCTTGAAATGCTGGAACGGAGATCTTTGTCCATATATGTGACAGTCCCCCGGGAATACGGCAGCCTGCCCTGAATCACCTGCATTAAAAGGGTTTTACCGCATCCGTTTGGACCTACAACGGCCCAGTTCTGGTCTTTCTGTATTTCCCAGTATATATTTTCAAGAATATTTTTCCCGTTTCTGGTGAAAACCAGATTTTCAATCTTTATGAGTGAATCAATTTTATTATTCATGGATAAATGATCAGCCGTAATTATTCAGATGTTTAAAAAAGCATTAAAGATTATAATGCTAAGCCTTGAATAGTTTTCTTTATGGCATAATCCATTAAAAATAAAGGGCAGCATGAATGAAAACAGGCTGGGTCCTCACATTTTTTCACATATGCATTTGCGTGCTTACATTCATATTTTTCGGTATCGGACTCGAAGGCAATAAGACCGGAGCCTATATTTTACAGGTTCTGCTTCAGCCCATGCTCTTTATATTTGAAGGAACCGCAACTGGTGGTATTTTTGTCTGGCTGCTCTTTTTCATAAACAGCATGATATGGGGTTTCGGCTTGGCCTGGGTTATAAATTTTTTATCTTTAAGGACTTCAAAAAGGAACTAGTGCAGTGTACAACCCTGAAATAAGAGAAAAAATAGCCCCGGAATGGAAAAGATTCTGCGAGACAGGCAATGCCGATCCTTCGGTTATAAGGGATTTCATTCTGCTGTCATGGAAAAGAAGCAGAAAGATGAATGTCAGCCCTGTAAAGCCTCCAAAAAACATGATCCAGCAAGAGCTTCTGCCTGCAATCCTTGCATCAAAATCCCTGTTAATTGAAACAGCCAGACCGGTCATGGAAAAAATATATGCCTTCATAAAAGGCTCAGGCAGCCTGATTGTACTTACTGACGAAAACGGCATAATTCTTCACTCCATGGGAGACGAGGAATACCTCATAAGTCCTGATATTCTTGCTCCGGGCAGGGACTATTCAGAATCTGCCATAGGAACAAACGGAATGGGAACATGCATATTTGAAGATCGGCCTGTCCAGATATGGGCCGAAGAGCATTATTATATGGGCTTTCAGGACTGGAACTGTTCCGCAGCAACAATACATGACGAATCTGAAAAAATCTTAGGTTGCCTTAATCTTGCCTGCCACTGGGACAAAGTTCACCAGCACACGCTCGGAATGGTGATTGCAGCGGCCCAGGCCATTGAAGAACAGTTAAAAATCAAAAACGTACTTGCAGCAAAAACGAAAATTCTGAATGAGCGCAACGCAGTGATAGAGCTGATGAACGACGGAATAATGGTGCTGGGAAGCAATCTCTGCATATGCCATATCAATCATCATGCATCCACTCTGCTTGGGGTCAAACCTGATTCAGGTAAAATAATAACCGATATCATTAAATCAGGGGTTGATTTCAAGCAGCTCGCCAAAGCAGGTATTGACATACATGACAGGGAGGCTGTTCTTGAGCTTGAAAGCGGCAGAATCCAGTGCCTCATGTCTGTATCTGTAATAAAAGACAGCGGCGGCCTTGTCGTGACTCTAAAGGAAAGCGGCTCTATCAGGACATTTGTAAACAGGCTGACCGGCGCAAGGGCTGTTTTCACGTTTGACAATATAATAGGCTCGTCAGATGCTCTTAAAGAAGCCCTTGATCTTGCAAGAATCGCTGCCGGAAGCACATCAAACACACTTATTCTTGGTGAAAACGGCACAGGCAAGGAAATGATTGCACAGTCGATTCACACAGGAGGCAAAAGAAAAAACGGGCCATTCATAGCAGTAAACTGCGGAGCGCTTCCAAGAAATCTCATACAGAGCGAACTTTTCGGCTACGAAGGCGGCGCGTTCACAGGATCTAAAAAAGATGGGAATCCGGGTAAATTTGAGCTCGCAGACGGAGGGACAATCTTTCTGGATGAAATAGGAGACATGCCCCTCGAAGCCCAGGTCAGCCTTTTAAGGGTTCTCCAGACCGGAGAGGTTGTAAGAGTTGGCGGCAAATACCCTAAAAAGGTGGATGTCAGAATTATAGCCGCCACAAACAGGAATCTCGTGACCGCAATTTCAGACAATACTTTCAGGGAGGATCTTTTCTTCAGACTGAATGTTCTGACCATAAGCGTTCCTTCTTTAAGGGAAAGGGCGGAAGACATTCCGGTGCTTGCTCCATTTTTCGCAAAAAAGGCAGCGCTAAGCCTTGGCAGAGCATTCAGCGGGATAGATCATGAAGTTCTGAAGATACTCGCTGCCCATCCTTTTCCCGGCAATATAAGAGAGCTTGAAAACATCATGGAAAGGGCCGTCAATGTAAGCAGAACAGGATTCATAACGGCGGATGAGCTACCGGCAGCCTTGAAAAACAAATCAATCCTGACCTGGCATGTTTCAAACGAGCCTTCCTTGAAAACAGACGGCTTAAAAGACAGGGAAAAGCAGCACATAATTGAAACACTAAAGAAATCGGGCGGAAATATGAGACAGGCAGCCAAGGCCCTTGGGATAGCAAGGAGCAGTCTGTATGCAAGGCTTTTAAAATTTGGGATAGAGAAGGACTCATTTAGACAATAAGCTTATCTAACATTCCATCACGCCCCAAAGATCAATTGCCCCGCAGGCCATTTCAAGACCATGCTCATAGCCTTTTAAAAGGTCGGACTTTTTTCTGCTCAATCTTGATATTCTGAATTCGTCAGGCGGGTTTATTTCTATTATTTTTATTCCTTGAGGAGGGGTGCGTATAAGCGAAACTGATTCGTTATATTTATCTGCACGGACGAGCATGGCATCCCCGAGATCAGATGGAATAGGCATGTAGGGCATCACAAACTTTTGCACCAAGCTCTTCTGCTTTTTGTAATTCTTGTGACGTGTCCGTATCACCATTATGCGGGTCGCGCCCATATTGATGGCCTCCCGGACTGGTATTGAGTCTGCGATCCCGCCGTCAGTGGTTTCGGCTCCATCTATAACAGGAAATTTTCTATAAACAACAGGAAGCGCACTTGAAGCCTTCAAGACATCCTCGAGCGATCCGGCGTCAGTGTTCCTGTATATTGCCCGACCTGTGGAAGCATCTGTCAAAGCAACAATAAAAGGCCGTTTCTTTTCGTATATCCTTTTAAGATCAATACGCATCTCAGAAATAGTAATATCCCATAGCCAGTCAAGATCCATAAGATGTCCGCCCTTCAGAAATCGTGCAAGACTCATGAATTCTGGCCTTAGGGCATAATCAGAGTAAATCTTCAGGTTTCTTCCAGGCATTTCTGCAAGAAATGACGCAAGATTGCAGGCTCCTGACGAAACACCGATGTAAAGATCAAAGGGGTCAAAACCCTTCGAGAGAAAACCGTCAAGCACCCCGGTTGAAAAAACACCGCGCATTGCGCCGCCTTCCACAACGATTGCGTTTTTTATATCAGCCATGTCAAATTTTACCCCGAAAAGTGATCATACCGCCTGCAAAAATTTTCTCCCCCATGATCCCGAATCTGTATCCGCAACCGTCCCTTGAGAGTTGTGCTCTTATAACCCCGACGCCCTTTCCTATTTCAGAGGAATAATTTATCCTGACACTCCTGATTTCCTCATCTTCCATATCACCATGGGCAAGAAGAGTTTCAACATAATCGAGATAGACCGTATTATTGACATGGCCAAGCGGGTCAAAATCAGTGCTCCTGACCGTTATATCCGCAGACAGATAAGGTTCGGACATAAAATCAGGCCTGAAAAAATCGATATCCGATTCGAGGGCTTTTCTTTCAATCGATGAATATCCTGAATCCACGTCAGAAGGAATCTTCATGATTTTTTTGTCTTTCAGACTTACGAAAAGCCAGATACTCGATGCAGCGGCTATTTTCTCGTTTCCTGAAAAAACCTCGAAATCCCTGTAGGATCTGAAACCCCTCGACCCTCTGTGCCAGGTTATTATTTCAAGACGTTCTCCGTATGCTGGGTATCTGTAAAAATCCATGGCGAGCCTGTTAAGAACCCAGCCAACTCCTCTGGCAGTTAGATCCTCTGATCCGAACCCAGCCTTTTCGGAATGATCTGCCGCAGCCTCCTGAAACTGTCTTAAAATCGCCGAAAGCTTCATTTTATAAGAAGTATTCACTTCGTGATATTCGACTCTGTGCTTCCTTATCACTTCCATATATGAACCTGTGATTTTGCAATAATAATGGCAAGGTAAAAGGCCTTTGATTTCAGTCTTTTACCAGGCCATCAAAATCGATTATTCTCCGGTGAAGACCGCCGGCCGTTTTTCAAGGAATGCGGTGAAACCTTCGACCGCATCCTTTGAATTCATGGCAACATTGCTCATTTCTTCCTCAACCTTAAGGCCTGCGTCAACTCCTTCGTATATTCCTGCAGACATTGCCTTAAGAACTCCTGTTACAGCAAGAGGAGGACGGGCTGCGAGCTTTGTGGCAAGATCCATGGCCTTGTTCATAAGATCCGCAACAGGCGCCGTGTCATTAAGCATTCCAGCGGCAAGTGCCTCTTCGGCAGAAAGGCGATGACCGAATAGAATCATATCGAGCGCCTTCTGCTTTCCGGTGGCCATCATTAGCCTCTGGGTTCCGCCCCAGCCTGGAATTATGCCGAGATTAAGCTCTGTAAGACCTGTTTTTGCTCCGTTATCATTGGCCATTATTCTGAAATGGCAGCAAAGGGCTAACTCAAGTCCACCGCCTAATGCATGACCATTCATTGCGGCAATGACAGGTTTCGGGAATCTGTCCACCCTCCTCCAAAGGTCACGGCCCATGGCAGCAGTCTTTACGGCATTTCCTGCGTCGCTCACGTCAAAACCGGCTGAGAAGCACTTATCCCCTGCTCCAGTAATAATGACGACCCTCACATTCTTGTCAGCCTCAACATCATCCAGTACCTTTTGAAAATCCTCCATTGCGCCAAGATTCCAGGAATTGGCTGAAGGCCTGTTTATCGTGACAATGGCGACATGGTTTTTCTTATCGAGCAGGACATTCGTAAGTTCCATTTTCTTGTTCTCCGTGTTCAGAATTTTATATAGATGACAATATATTAAAAAAATGGCTATGCACTTTCCTCAGTATGGTTGCATGAGTTGAAAAATTTGAATTCTTGAAATTTAAGAGAGTATTGTTTTTCAATAATCTGACATCACCATAAAGTTTTTGCGGAGCTTTTTCCAAAAAAGCGACTTCCTTACTGATACAGGAAGGCTCTCATAACTGAAATTATGAAAGAGCCACATAAAAAACATCAGCTAACTTATCTGTAAGCGCCTTCCCTTATAAGTCTGGCTGGTTTGAAAACCTCCTTACCATATTTTTCAGATAGCCCTTCTAATCTTTTGCATAGATCTTCAGGCTGAATTCCCTTTATGACGGCAATAAGTCCGAGTGCATTTCCAGTCGCGTTTTTTATGGCGACATCGACATCATCGAATGAACAGGCACCCTGTTCGACTATTTTTGCAGCCTCGTTGGAATTTACGGCAACAATGTCCATGGGATCAAATTTATCTGTATTTTTGGAAAGATCTATTACAGCTCTGCCGTTTTCCCATTTGAAAATTCCAGATCCAGTCTTTTTCCCAAGCTCTCCAGCCTGAAATTTTGCTGTGAGTGTTTTGCCCATGGCAAAATCAGGATGAACAGACTGGGCAAAATAGCCGCTGACATGGTAATTGATGTCAACGCCTGTGTAGTCGATGACTTCATATGGCCCCATGGGCATTCCGAGCCTTCTCATTACGGCATCGACCTCATCCGGAGCAGCCTCGCCTTTGTCCAGGATGCTGTTAAGAAGAATGGATGCAGGAGCCTGTACACGGTTTACTATGAACCCTGGAACATCCTTATGTACCCTCACTGGTATCTTTTTGTTCTTTAAAACAAAATCGTAACAGACCTGCATGGTTTCCTCAGATGTCTTATCACCTTTTATGACTTCAACCAGTTTCATTATGATGGCAGGGTTGAAATAATGAAGCCCTACAAATTTCTCCGGCCTTTTGGTGGCAGAGGCAATTTCTGAAATACTCATGGTTGAAGTGTTTGACGCAAGGATTGCATGGGAAGGAGCGGCGTTGTCGACTATTCTGAAAGTTTCCTTCTTAAGATCCATGATCTCAGGTATCGCTTCAATGACAAGATCCGCCTCTTTTACAGCCTCTTCAAGATCAACACAGGAAACAAGAAGTTCATTCTTTATCTTCTCATAATGATCCGGAGCAACCTTCCCCTTGCTGACAAGTTTTTCAAGGCTCTCATGGATTCTTGAAACGCCCTTATCCACATATTCTTTTTTTACGTCCCTTAAAAAAACCTTATATCCTGCGATAAGCGCCACTTCCGCAATGCCGTGACCCATGTCTCCAGCGCCTAAAACTGCTATTGTCCTGATGTCATCTACTTTCATCTTTAATCCTTAATAAAGAGCTTAAATTTGTTTTAAAGCTGATTAGCTCAGCCTAAAGCCATAAAATCCGACAATCATTAAAGTTTACGCTAACGTAAATAAAATAATTAATTCACTACCAAAACTAACAGTGGTTTGCAAAACAAACTTTGATTCATAAAAACCATATCCCAGCCCCAAAGGCCCCAATGATTTTGAATTAAAGATTTCCCGTAGGGTGCGTGCCGTCCTTGCACGCACCCTTTGGTTGAATTGGTGCGTGGTGATCTCGAGACATTCTCTCTGGGTAGAAAATCCTGTACCGCCTCTTTATGTCGCTACTATAAGTGAAGGCAGGGTCACTGATTAGTAGCAGTTTCCAGATTCAGCAGACCGAAGTTGAAACTCCTGCACTGTCATAAAGAAGCCTTATCCCGCGATTATAGCTTGCCAGGAGCGTTCCTTCAGACGCTGCTGATTTCCTGTTCTACCACATCAAAAAATCTTATTTTAAAAGGCACCCTAAATATCCGAAAATTTTTGAGGAGCTTTTTTCAAAAAGCGACCCAAAACCCTGCTTGATCGCAGATGCGGTGAGGGGATCATGCCTTCTCTATACCGCAAAGCCCTTTGGCAAGCTTCTGCTTGGCAGCCATATCAACAAGTCTTGCAATCATGACCCTCTGGGCCTGCGGGGAACCTGCTCCGTGCATTGATTCTGTCAGATAACCAACCGCGGCTGTTCCGAGCGTGATATTTTCAATCAGCCTCAAAATTCTGAAACGATCTTCGATAGATACATCTGATCTTCCCTTGAAATATTTTTCTATCCACTTTCCTGTTTCCTCGGACTTGAAATCTTCTGCAGAAGGAAGTGTGACTATCAAACCACCCGCAATATCCTGGGCAAGTCTGGCTATTTCATAGGGGAGTCTTGTCACATTCTGTTTGGAAATATTTGCAAGCAGAGTATCCACGCAGAAAGTTCCGCTCGCCTCTTTTTTCCCTTCACATCCACAGGCAATGGCTCCGCAGAATAGCGTCTCGTTCAGGTGATTCATCTCGATTATCTTGTCCTTGATGTGAGAAGCCTTATGAGCGCCGTTATATTCGGCGGCAGTCTGGGCTGCACCAATCAGAACATCGCCCACGCCTGACTTGCACGCATAGCTCTGACGGTGGTATGAAGCAAATTTTTCCACAAGCTGACCTGCAAAATCATACTCACGGAACATGAAGACCCTTTCCCAAGGCACAAAAACATTATCGAACACGCATAATGCCTCGTGACCTCCATAAAAAAGATTTCCGCGATCAAGTTCAGATGCCTCAAGCTTTCTCGTGTCGCATGACTGTCTGCCCATGATGTAAGTTATGCCTTCTGCGTCACTTGGCAGGGCAAATGAAATGGCATAATCCTTGTCAGCTTCCTGCATGGCTATTGTCGGCATGATTATTATTTCATGGGAGTTGACAGCACCTGTCTGATGCGCCTTGGCACCGCAAACAATGATACCGTCATCTTTTACTTCCTTTACCCTCATGAACATGTCAGGGTCAGCCTGCTTATGCGGAGGAAGTGATCGATCGCCTTTGGGATCAGTCATGGCTCCATCACAGGTAAGATCATTTTCCTGAACATACTCAAGGTATTTGATGAATCTTT of Desulforegula conservatrix Mb1Pa contains these proteins:
- a CDS encoding transposase, giving the protein PHVTGGGKAAVEHPSFKWVNIILGNLKNALKGTYHAINRKHVPRYLAEFQYRFNRRYDLPSMIHRLIYVALRTPPMPSTMLSMAEAEW
- a CDS encoding ATP-binding cassette domain-containing protein; protein product: MNNKIDSLIKIENLVFTRNGKNILENIYWEIQKDQNWAVVGPNGCGKTLLMQVIQGRLPYSRGTVTYMDKDLRSSISSVSFEMHQQLMANEHRQSYSRDFAGSVDEGATVRQMLGEAANHPEPGNNLDELIESSGIAPILDSPIVHLSNGEMRKFLITRALLKSHRILILDEPYDGLDSEIRPKMTDFFRKLSDLDTSIILVTHHVDEISDNISHVLYMENGKVTASGEREAVLNTLESKRIEAKRSEQSMNQKTLMKYEVSDEPVIVMKNVNVAYGSKKILDNLNWTVRRNENWAMVGPNGAGKSTLLKLISGDHLQAYSNDIKLFGKKRGPGESIWDIKARQGFLSPEFQNAYRNNISVHEVVMSGFFDSIGLYKRVTANQKNTAMEWLSNLGISDLGNKSFNLLSYGEKRMVLLARAIVKFPQMLILDEPCQGLDNENRMKLIATVSEVSRSTGIQVLYVSHRRDEFPDCMTHMIEFRKKDGQGHYDYWVGEIGDLE
- a CDS encoding sigma-54-dependent Fis family transcriptional regulator, with translation MYNPEIREKIAPEWKRFCETGNADPSVIRDFILLSWKRSRKMNVSPVKPPKNMIQQELLPAILASKSLLIETARPVMEKIYAFIKGSGSLIVLTDENGIILHSMGDEEYLISPDILAPGRDYSESAIGTNGMGTCIFEDRPVQIWAEEHYYMGFQDWNCSAATIHDESEKILGCLNLACHWDKVHQHTLGMVIAAAQAIEEQLKIKNVLAAKTKILNERNAVIELMNDGIMVLGSNLCICHINHHASTLLGVKPDSGKIITDIIKSGVDFKQLAKAGIDIHDREAVLELESGRIQCLMSVSVIKDSGGLVVTLKESGSIRTFVNRLTGARAVFTFDNIIGSSDALKEALDLARIAAGSTSNTLILGENGTGKEMIAQSIHTGGKRKNGPFIAVNCGALPRNLIQSELFGYEGGAFTGSKKDGNPGKFELADGGTIFLDEIGDMPLEAQVSLLRVLQTGEVVRVGGKYPKKVDVRIIAATNRNLVTAISDNTFREDLFFRLNVLTISVPSLRERAEDIPVLAPFFAKKAALSLGRAFSGIDHEVLKILAAHPFPGNIRELENIMERAVNVSRTGFITADELPAALKNKSILTWHVSNEPSLKTDGLKDREKQHIIETLKKSGGNMRQAAKALGIARSSLYARLLKFGIEKDSFRQ
- a CDS encoding patatin-like phospholipase family protein produces the protein MADIKNAIVVEGGAMRGVFSTGVLDGFLSKGFDPFDLYIGVSSGACNLASFLAEMPGRNLKIYSDYALRPEFMSLARFLKGGHLMDLDWLWDITISEMRIDLKRIYEKKRPFIVALTDASTGRAIYRNTDAGSLEDVLKASSALPVVYRKFPVIDGAETTDGGIADSIPVREAINMGATRIMVIRTRHKNYKKQKSLVQKFVMPYMPIPSDLGDAMLVRADKYNESVSLIRTPPQGIKIIEINPPDEFRISRLSRKKSDLLKGYEHGLEMACGAIDLWGVMEC
- a CDS encoding acyl-[acyl-carrier-protein] thioesterase yields the protein MEVIRKHRVEYHEVNTSYKMKLSAILRQFQEAAADHSEKAGFGSEDLTARGVGWVLNRLAMDFYRYPAYGERLEIITWHRGSRGFRSYRDFEVFSGNEKIAAASSIWLFVSLKDKKIMKIPSDVDSGYSSIERKALESDIDFFRPDFMSEPYLSADITVRSTDFDPLGHVNNTVYLDYVETLLAHGDMEDEEIRSVRINYSSEIGKGVGVIRAQLSRDGCGYRFGIMGEKIFAGGMITFRGKI
- a CDS encoding enoyl-CoA hydratase/isomerase family protein: MELTNVLLDKKNHVAIVTINRPSANSWNLGAMEDFQKVLDDVEADKNVRVVIITGAGDKCFSAGFDVSDAGNAVKTAAMGRDLWRRVDRFPKPVIAAMNGHALGGGLELALCCHFRIMANDNGAKTGLTELNLGIIPGWGGTQRLMMATGKQKALDMILFGHRLSAEEALAAGMLNDTAPVADLMNKAMDLATKLAARPPLAVTGVLKAMSAGIYEGVDAGLKVEEEMSNVAMNSKDAVEGFTAFLEKRPAVFTGE
- a CDS encoding 3-hydroxyacyl-CoA dehydrogenase family protein; amino-acid sequence: MKVDDIRTIAVLGAGDMGHGIAEVALIAGYKVFLRDVKKEYVDKGVSRIHESLEKLVSKGKVAPDHYEKIKNELLVSCVDLEEAVKEADLVIEAIPEIMDLKKETFRIVDNAAPSHAILASNTSTMSISEIASATKRPEKFVGLHYFNPAIIMKLVEVIKGDKTSEETMQVCYDFVLKNKKIPVRVHKDVPGFIVNRVQAPASILLNSILDKGEAAPDEVDAVMRRLGMPMGPYEVIDYTGVDINYHVSGYFAQSVHPDFAMGKTLTAKFQAGELGKKTGSGIFKWENGRAVIDLSKNTDKFDPMDIVAVNSNEAAKIVEQGACSFDDVDVAIKNATGNALGLIAVIKGIQPEDLCKRLEGLSEKYGKEVFKPARLIREGAYR
- a CDS encoding 4-hydroxyphenylacetate 3-hydroxylase family protein produces the protein MMMTATEYEASLRKLSLKVYMFGKRVKNVVDDPIIRPSMNAVAKTYEMAQLPEYEDIMTATSHISGKKINRFTHIHQSTEDLIKKAKMGRLLGSLTGCCFQRCVGVDSLNALSIVTWNIDQKYGTEYYKRFIKYLEYVQENDLTCDGAMTDPKGDRSLPPHKQADPDMFMRVKEVKDDGIIVCGAKAHQTGAVNSHEIIIMPTIAMQEADKDYAISFALPSDAEGITYIMGRQSCDTRKLEASELDRGNLFYGGHEALCVFDNVFVPWERVFMFREYDFAGQLVEKFASYHRQSYACKSGVGDVLIGAAQTAAEYNGAHKASHIKDKIIEMNHLNETLFCGAIACGCEGKKEASGTFCVDTLLANISKQNVTRLPYEIARLAQDIAGGLIVTLPSAEDFKSEETGKWIEKYFKGRSDVSIEDRFRILRLIENITLGTAAVGYLTESMHGAGSPQAQRVMIARLVDMAAKQKLAKGLCGIEKA